From one uncultured Methanoregula sp. genomic stretch:
- a CDS encoding NAC family transcription factor, translating to MGGNEKDGYYCSICGGIPPDQIKIKKIAIDGKDTGIDRLDWIFADVANLHLTNDTMITDELVKRVLQFNYIPSKKMPEYREALLREFRMLGMPENKSRKK from the coding sequence ATGGGCGGGAATGAAAAAGACGGGTATTATTGTTCCATCTGCGGGGGTATTCCTCCTGACCAGATCAAGATCAAAAAGATCGCGATTGACGGAAAAGATACCGGCATAGACCGGCTGGACTGGATCTTCGCGGATGTTGCAAACCTGCATCTCACCAATGATACGATGATCACGGACGAACTCGTGAAGCGTGTTCTGCAGTTCAACTATATCCCCTCAAAAAAGATGCCCGAGTACCGCGAGGCCCTGCTACGGGAATTCCGGATGCTCGGCATGCCCGAAAACAAATCCCGGAAAAAATAA